In Kineococcus sp. NBC_00420, a single genomic region encodes these proteins:
- the map gene encoding type I methionyl aminopeptidase, producing MLGRERVEIKTPEQIQKMRAAGLLTSAALESVRAALRPGITPKELDAIGAEVIHAGGGTSNFLGYHGYPATLCISVNEVVVHGIPGDTPLVAGDVVSIDGGAVVDGWHGDSAFTAIVGEPDDAGDAELVEITRQALWAGIAALDARGRVGDVGAAVEDAVDGRLGIVDGYTGHGIGTAMHMAPDVLNYRVREKGPKVRPGMVLAIEPMCTRGGIETDVLPDDWTVVTSDGTRAAHWEHTVAVLDEGLWVLTAPDGGASELAAFGVQVPSA from the coding sequence GTGCTCGGACGTGAACGGGTCGAGATCAAGACCCCCGAACAGATCCAGAAGATGCGTGCGGCGGGGCTGCTGACGTCCGCGGCCCTGGAGTCGGTGCGGGCCGCCCTGCGGCCCGGGATCACTCCGAAGGAGCTGGACGCCATCGGCGCGGAGGTCATCCACGCGGGTGGTGGGACGTCCAACTTCCTCGGTTACCACGGCTACCCGGCCACGCTCTGCATCTCGGTCAACGAGGTCGTCGTGCACGGGATCCCCGGCGACACCCCGCTCGTGGCGGGCGACGTCGTCTCGATCGACGGGGGAGCGGTGGTCGACGGCTGGCACGGCGACTCCGCCTTCACCGCGATCGTGGGTGAGCCGGACGACGCCGGCGACGCGGAACTGGTCGAGATCACCCGTCAGGCGCTCTGGGCGGGCATCGCAGCCCTCGACGCACGCGGGAGGGTCGGCGACGTCGGCGCGGCCGTGGAGGACGCCGTGGACGGCCGCCTGGGCATCGTCGACGGCTACACCGGCCACGGGATCGGCACGGCCATGCACATGGCGCCCGACGTCCTGAACTACCGGGTCCGCGAGAAGGGCCCCAAGGTCCGTCCCGGCATGGTGCTGGCCATCGAGCCGATGTGCACCCGTGGGGGGATCGAGACCGACGTCCTGCCGGACGACTGGACCGTGGTCACCTCCGACGGCACCCGCGCCGCGCACTGGGAGCACACCGTGGCCGTCCTCGACGAGGGCCTCTGGGTGCTGACCGCACCCGACGGGGGCGCCTCGGAGCTCGCGGCGTTCGGGGTCCAGGTCCCTTCCGCCTGA
- the infA gene encoding translation initiation factor IF-1, producing MPKKDGVIEIEGTVIEALPNAMFRVELSNGHKVLAHISGKMRQHYIRILPEDRVVVELSPYDLSRGRIVYRYK from the coding sequence ATGCCGAAGAAGGACGGCGTCATCGAGATCGAAGGCACCGTGATCGAGGCCCTGCCGAACGCGATGTTTCGCGTCGAGCTGAGCAACGGTCACAAGGTGCTCGCCCACATCTCGGGGAAGATGCGCCAGCACTACATCCGCATCCTCCCGGAGGACCGGGTGGTCGTCGAGCTCAGCCCCTACGACCTGTCCCGCGGGCGCATCGTCTACCGCTACAAGTGA
- the rpmJ gene encoding 50S ribosomal protein L36, whose product MKVKPSVKKICDKCKVIRRHGRVMIICDNLRHKQRQG is encoded by the coding sequence ATGAAGGTCAAGCCGAGCGTCAAGAAGATCTGCGACAAGTGCAAGGTGATCCGCCGTCACGGTCGGGTCATGATCATCTGCGACAACCTGCGTCACAAGCAGCGTCAGGGCTGA
- the rpsM gene encoding 30S ribosomal protein S13: MARLVGVDLPREKRLEIALTYIYGVGRTRAQETLAATGVSPDLRVRDLTDDDLVALRDHIEGNYRVEGDLRREVAADIRRKVEIGCYQGLRHRRGLPVRGQRTKTNARTRKGPKRTVAGKKKAGRK, translated from the coding sequence ATGGCACGTCTCGTCGGCGTCGACCTCCCCCGCGAAAAGCGGCTGGAGATCGCGCTCACGTACATCTACGGCGTCGGTCGCACGCGAGCCCAGGAAACCCTGGCCGCGACGGGCGTGAGTCCGGACCTGCGCGTCCGCGACCTCACGGACGACGACCTGGTCGCGCTCCGCGACCACATCGAGGGCAACTACCGCGTCGAGGGTGACCTCCGCCGCGAGGTGGCCGCCGACATCCGCCGCAAGGTGGAGATCGGTTGCTACCAGGGCCTGCGGCACCGCCGCGGTCTGCCCGTCCGCGGGCAGCGCACCAAGACCAACGCGCGCACCCGCAAGGGCCCGAAGCGCACCGTGGCCGGCAAGAAGAAGGCCGGTCGCAAGTAA
- the rpsK gene encoding 30S ribosomal protein S11 → MPPKSRTATATRKPRRKEKKNVAHGHAHIKSTFNNTIVSITDPTGAVIAWASAGQVGFKGSRKSTPFAAQMAAEAAARRAQEHGMRKVDVFVKGPGSGRETAIRSLQATGLEVGAIQDVTPSPHNGCRPPKRRRV, encoded by the coding sequence ATGCCTCCCAAGAGCCGTACGGCCACGGCGACGCGCAAGCCGCGTCGCAAGGAGAAGAAGAACGTCGCGCACGGTCACGCGCACATCAAGTCGACGTTCAACAACACGATCGTCTCGATCACCGACCCGACGGGCGCGGTCATCGCGTGGGCGTCGGCCGGTCAGGTCGGGTTCAAGGGGTCCCGCAAGTCGACCCCGTTCGCTGCGCAGATGGCCGCCGAGGCGGCCGCGCGTCGTGCGCAGGAGCACGGCATGCGCAAGGTCGACGTCTTCGTCAAGGGACCGGGTTCCGGCCGCGAGACCGCGATCCGTTCCCTCCAGGCCACCGGCCTGGAGGTCGGCGCGATCCAGGACGTCACCCCCAGCCCGCACAACGGCTGCCGGCCGCCCAAGCGTCGGCGCGTCTGA
- a CDS encoding DNA-directed RNA polymerase subunit alpha, translated as MLIAQRPTLTEDVVDEYRSRFVIEPLEPGFGYTLGNSLRRTLLSSIPGAAVTSLRIDGVLHEFTSVPGVKEDVTEIVLNVKNLVVSSEHDEPVVMYLRKQGPGAVTAADIAPPAGVEVHNPDLHIATLNGKGKLELELTVERGRGYVSAAQNKTGEQEIGRIPVDSIYSPVLKVTYKVEATRVEQRTDFDRLVVDVETKHAITPRDAVASAGKTLTELFGLARELNVEAEGIDMGPSPTDAALAADLALEIEALDLTVRSYNCLKREGIHTVGELVSRSEADLLDIRNFGQKSIDEVKAKLVGMGLHLKDSPPGFDPSAVVNDFEDDDASFAEDEQL; from the coding sequence GTGCTGATCGCACAGCGCCCCACCCTCACCGAGGACGTCGTCGACGAGTACCGCTCGCGCTTCGTCATCGAACCCCTCGAACCCGGCTTCGGGTACACCCTCGGCAACTCGCTGCGCCGCACGCTGCTGTCGTCCATCCCGGGCGCGGCCGTGACGAGCCTGCGGATCGACGGTGTGCTCCACGAGTTCACCTCCGTGCCGGGGGTCAAGGAGGACGTCACCGAGATCGTCCTCAACGTCAAGAACCTCGTGGTCTCCTCGGAGCACGACGAACCCGTCGTGATGTACCTGCGCAAGCAGGGGCCGGGCGCGGTCACCGCGGCCGACATCGCCCCGCCCGCGGGGGTCGAGGTCCACAACCCCGACCTGCACATCGCGACGCTCAACGGCAAGGGCAAGCTCGAGCTGGAGCTGACGGTCGAACGCGGCCGCGGCTACGTCTCGGCGGCGCAGAACAAGACGGGTGAGCAGGAGATCGGCCGCATCCCGGTCGACTCGATCTACTCCCCCGTCCTGAAGGTGACGTACAAGGTCGAGGCGACCCGCGTCGAGCAGCGGACGGACTTCGACCGTCTCGTCGTCGACGTCGAGACCAAGCACGCCATCACCCCGCGCGACGCCGTGGCGTCCGCGGGCAAGACGCTGACCGAGCTGTTCGGTCTGGCCCGTGAGCTCAACGTCGAGGCCGAAGGCATCGACATGGGTCCCTCGCCGACCGACGCCGCGCTGGCGGCGGACCTCGCGCTGGAGATCGAGGCGCTGGACCTCACCGTCCGGTCCTACAACTGCCTCAAGCGCGAGGGCATCCACACCGTCGGGGAACTGGTCTCGCGCAGCGAGGCCGACCTGCTCGACATCCGCAACTTCGGGCAGAAGTCCATCGACGAGGTGAAGGCCAAGCTGGTCGGCATGGGCCTGCACCTCAAGGACTCCCCGCCCGGGTTCGACCCGAGCGCCGTCGTCAACGACTTCGAGGACGACGACGCGTCGTTCGCCGAGGACGAGCAGCTCTGA
- the rplQ gene encoding 50S ribosomal protein L17, which translates to MPTPTKGPRLGGGPAHEKLIIANLATALFEHRSITTTEAKAKRMRPYAERLITFAKKGDLAARREVMKTIRDKSVVHFLFTEIAPAMAERNGGYTRIVKIGPRKGDNAPMAVIQLVMEPVSAKQGVVREAERAAAATAPAADEVVVGDEAPAAESTDANQVEAGSVDQPDTLPDADAPATADEGVEVDAAEADPSDENTKDQA; encoded by the coding sequence ATGCCCACCCCCACCAAGGGTCCGCGGCTCGGCGGCGGGCCGGCCCACGAGAAGCTGATCATCGCCAACCTGGCGACGGCCCTCTTCGAGCACCGCAGCATCACCACCACCGAGGCCAAGGCCAAGCGGATGCGTCCGTACGCCGAACGCCTGATCACCTTCGCGAAGAAGGGTGACCTGGCGGCCCGCCGCGAGGTCATGAAGACGATCCGCGACAAGTCCGTCGTGCACTTCCTCTTCACCGAGATCGCGCCGGCCATGGCCGAGCGCAACGGTGGGTACACCCGCATCGTCAAGATCGGGCCCCGCAAGGGCGACAACGCCCCCATGGCGGTGATCCAGCTCGTCATGGAGCCGGTCAGCGCCAAGCAGGGTGTCGTCCGCGAGGCGGAGCGCGCCGCCGCGGCGACCGCTCCGGCGGCCGACGAGGTCGTCGTCGGTGACGAGGCCCCCGCGGCCGAGTCCACCGACGCGAACCAGGTCGAGGCCGGCAGCGTGGACCAGCCCGACACCCTCCCCGACGCGGACGCCCCGGCGACCGCTGACGAGGGTGTCGAGGTCGACGCCGCCGAGGCCGACCCGAGCGACGAGAACACGAAGGACCAGGCCTGA
- a CDS encoding tRNA pseudouridine synthase A encodes MRVRLDLGYDGTAFSGWAEQPGLRTVQGELTAGLARVLRLDPAPRLTVAGRTDAGVHANGQVAHVDVPRARWDAVPGRSGTEPAAALVRRLAGVLPPDVRVHRAGLAPEGFDARFSALRRRYAYRVCDDPAGLPPLRRFDVLHHRRPLDLGAMDLAARSLVGLREFAAFCRPREGATTVRTLLAYSWTRDGDGLLVADVQADAFCHSMVRALVGAALAVGDGRRDVAWPRLVQDAAVRDPTVAVVAAQGLTLEEVVYPADGDLAARAHEARAVRTLP; translated from the coding sequence GTGCGGGTGCGACTGGACCTCGGCTACGACGGCACCGCCTTCTCCGGCTGGGCCGAGCAGCCGGGGTTGCGCACCGTCCAGGGCGAGCTGACCGCCGGGCTGGCCCGGGTCCTGCGCCTGGACCCCGCCCCCCGGCTCACCGTGGCGGGGCGCACCGACGCCGGGGTGCACGCGAACGGCCAGGTGGCCCACGTCGACGTCCCGCGCGCCCGCTGGGACGCCGTCCCGGGCCGGTCGGGCACGGAGCCCGCAGCGGCCCTCGTACGGCGCCTGGCGGGCGTCCTGCCGCCCGACGTGCGGGTGCACCGGGCCGGGCTCGCCCCCGAGGGTTTCGACGCCCGCTTCAGCGCCCTGCGCCGCCGCTACGCGTACCGCGTCTGCGACGACCCCGCGGGGCTCCCGCCGTTGCGGCGCTTCGACGTCCTGCACCACCGCCGCCCCCTCGACCTGGGCGCGATGGACCTCGCGGCGCGCAGCCTCGTCGGCCTGCGCGAGTTCGCCGCGTTCTGCCGGCCCCGGGAGGGCGCCACGACCGTGCGGACCCTGCTGGCGTACTCGTGGACCCGGGACGGTGACGGTCTGCTCGTGGCCGACGTGCAGGCGGACGCCTTCTGCCACTCGATGGTGCGCGCCCTCGTCGGCGCCGCGCTGGCCGTGGGTGACGGCCGTCGCGACGTCGCCTGGCCCCGGCTGGTGCAGGACGCCGCGGTGCGCGACCCCACCGTCGCGGTCGTCGCAGCGCAGGGACTGACCCTCGAGGAGGTCGTCTACCCCGCCGACGGGGACCTGGCCGCGCGCGCCCACGAGGCCCGTGCGGTGCGCACGCTCCCCTGA
- a CDS encoding SixA phosphatase family protein — MPTLVVVRHAKADSPVGLQDIARPLAERGKADAVEAGRWLAENVGGCDLLLTSPARRTEETTARLLDGWGVAPVVVDEERLYEASLGDLLRIVRGLDTDRPDATVVIVAHNPGVSSLVEALTGEVSQLRTGGIAVVAVQGEWADADTTSCSLTHQHTARAETGGEH, encoded by the coding sequence GTGCCCACGCTCGTCGTCGTCCGCCACGCGAAGGCCGATTCGCCGGTAGGACTCCAGGACATCGCCCGCCCCCTCGCCGAACGGGGGAAGGCGGACGCCGTCGAGGCCGGTCGGTGGCTCGCGGAGAACGTCGGTGGCTGCGACCTGCTGCTGACCTCGCCCGCCCGCCGGACCGAGGAGACCACCGCGCGCCTGCTGGACGGGTGGGGCGTCGCTCCGGTCGTCGTCGACGAGGAGCGGCTCTACGAGGCCTCGCTCGGTGACCTGCTGCGCATCGTGCGGGGTCTGGACACCGACCGCCCCGACGCGACCGTCGTGATCGTCGCGCACAACCCCGGCGTGAGCTCCCTCGTCGAGGCCCTCACCGGTGAGGTGAGCCAGCTGCGCACCGGGGGCATCGCCGTCGTCGCGGTGCAGGGGGAGTGGGCCGACGCGGACACCACCAGCTGCAGCCTGACCCACCAGCACACCGCCCGCGCGGAAACCGGCGGCGAGCACTAG
- a CDS encoding ABC-F family ATP-binding cassette domain-containing protein, whose protein sequence is MAGSGNSGGHVDVSGVGHELPDGRPLLDGVSFRVADGSTTALIGPNGTGKTTLLRLIAGDEPVQEGAIARSGGLGVMRQFVGSVRDETSVAELLVSVAPEALRRAFAAVETAETAMVEEESEKSQMRYAQALADFGDAGGYEQEVLWDECTSAALGMSFEACRYRPVRTLSGGEQKRLVLEALLRGPEGVLLLDEPDNYLDVPGKRWLEEQLRATTKSVLLVSHDRELLSAAAERIVTLEPGALGAVSWTHGGSFADYGAARQARGERLEELRRRWDEERVKLRTLVVTLREKSKFNDGMASRYAAAQTRLAKFEEAGPPQAPPAAQDVRMRLQGGRTGKRAVVVEGLELTGLMKPFDAELWLGDRVAVLGANGSGKSHFLRLLAAGGSDPDAEHRPVDEHVPDPVAHRGSARLGARVRPGWFAQTHEQPSLVGKTLLDVLHRGNSHRSGLDREAASRALDRYGLAEAAEQRFEHLSGGQQARLQILLLELSGATLLLLDEPTDNLDLHSAEALEQALGVFEGTVVAVTHDRWFARGFDRFLLFGEDGRVVETPEPVWDVSRVERAR, encoded by the coding sequence GTGGCGGGATCTGGGAACAGCGGTGGGCACGTCGACGTCTCGGGGGTCGGGCACGAACTGCCGGACGGGCGCCCCCTCCTCGACGGGGTGTCGTTCCGCGTCGCCGACGGGTCGACGACCGCGCTGATCGGTCCCAACGGCACCGGCAAGACCACCCTGCTGCGGCTCATCGCCGGGGACGAACCGGTGCAGGAGGGCGCGATCGCCCGCAGCGGCGGGCTCGGCGTGATGCGTCAGTTCGTCGGTTCCGTCCGCGACGAGACCTCGGTGGCCGAACTCCTCGTCTCCGTCGCCCCCGAGGCCCTGCGCCGAGCGTTCGCGGCCGTCGAGACCGCCGAGACCGCGATGGTCGAGGAGGAGTCGGAGAAGTCCCAGATGCGCTACGCGCAGGCCCTGGCCGACTTCGGTGACGCCGGCGGGTACGAGCAGGAGGTCCTCTGGGACGAGTGCACCTCGGCCGCGCTGGGGATGTCGTTCGAGGCCTGCCGGTACCGGCCGGTGCGGACGCTCTCCGGCGGGGAGCAGAAGCGCCTCGTCCTGGAGGCGTTGCTGCGCGGACCCGAGGGCGTCCTGCTGCTCGACGAACCCGACAACTACCTCGACGTCCCCGGCAAGCGCTGGCTGGAGGAACAGCTCCGCGCCACGACGAAGTCGGTGCTGCTGGTGAGCCACGACCGGGAACTGCTCTCCGCTGCGGCGGAACGCATCGTGACGCTGGAACCCGGTGCGCTGGGTGCGGTCTCCTGGACCCACGGGGGTTCCTTCGCCGACTACGGCGCGGCCCGCCAGGCCCGCGGGGAACGGCTGGAGGAACTCCGGCGGCGCTGGGACGAGGAACGCGTCAAGCTCCGCACCCTCGTCGTGACCCTGCGGGAGAAGTCGAAGTTCAACGACGGCATGGCCTCGCGCTACGCCGCCGCCCAGACCCGGCTCGCGAAGTTCGAGGAGGCCGGTCCGCCGCAGGCGCCCCCGGCGGCCCAGGACGTCCGGATGCGGTTGCAGGGCGGGCGGACCGGCAAGCGCGCCGTGGTCGTGGAGGGCCTGGAGCTGACGGGCCTCATGAAGCCCTTCGACGCCGAGCTGTGGCTGGGGGACCGGGTCGCGGTCCTCGGGGCGAACGGTTCCGGCAAGTCGCACTTCCTGCGGTTGCTGGCCGCCGGCGGCTCCGACCCCGACGCCGAGCACCGCCCGGTGGACGAGCACGTCCCCGACCCCGTCGCGCACCGCGGTTCCGCACGCCTCGGGGCGCGGGTGCGGCCGGGGTGGTTCGCCCAGACCCACGAGCAGCCCTCGCTGGTCGGCAAGACCCTGCTGGACGTCCTGCACCGCGGGAACTCCCACCGCTCCGGCCTGGACCGCGAGGCGGCCTCGCGGGCGCTGGACCGCTACGGCCTGGCCGAGGCCGCGGAACAGCGCTTCGAGCACCTCTCCGGGGGTCAGCAGGCCCGGTTGCAGATCCTGCTGCTGGAGCTGTCCGGGGCGACGCTGCTGCTGCTGGACGAACCGACCGACAACCTCGACCTGCACTCCGCGGAGGCGCTGGAGCAGGCGCTGGGGGTCTTCGAGGGGACGGTCGTGGCCGTCACCCACGACCGCTGGTTCGCCCGCGGTTTCGACCGCTTCCTGCTCTTCGGCGAGGACGGTCGGGTCGTGGAGACACCGGAGCCCGTGTGGGACGTCAGCCGGGTCGAACGGGCGCGCTGA
- the rplM gene encoding 50S ribosomal protein L13 produces MRTFTPKPGDIDHRWLVIDAEDVVLGRLAVQTATLLRGKHKATYAPHVDGGDFVIIVNAAKVALTGSKREQKVAYRHSGYPGGLKATSYVDLLEKNPEKAVEKAIRGMIPRNSLGRQVMSKLKVYAGPEHPHAAQQPVPYTIHQVAQ; encoded by the coding sequence GTGCGCACGTTCACCCCGAAGCCAGGCGACATCGATCACCGCTGGCTCGTCATCGACGCGGAGGACGTCGTGCTGGGCCGCCTCGCGGTGCAGACCGCGACGCTCCTGCGCGGCAAGCACAAGGCGACCTACGCGCCGCACGTCGACGGTGGCGACTTCGTCATCATCGTCAACGCCGCCAAGGTGGCCCTCACCGGCTCCAAGCGCGAGCAGAAGGTCGCCTACCGCCACTCGGGCTACCCGGGCGGTCTGAAGGCCACCAGCTACGTCGACCTGCTGGAGAAGAACCCGGAGAAGGCCGTCGAGAAGGCCATCCGCGGCATGATCCCCCGGAACTCCCTCGGTCGTCAGGTCATGAGCAAGCTCAAGGTCTACGCCGGCCCGGAGCACCCGCACGCGGCTCAGCAGCCCGTGCCGTACACGATCCACCAGGTCGCGCAGTGA
- the rpsI gene encoding 30S ribosomal protein S9, which translates to MTESDEFTGTYTSESSTPATGGNSIIAPGGATGRRKEAVARVRIVPGTGKWTINGRELDNYFPNKVHQQLVNEPFRVTALEGSFDVIARIHGGGSSGQAGALRLGVARALNAIDLEANRPSLKKAGFLTRDPRAIERKKAGLKKARKAPQFSKR; encoded by the coding sequence ATCACCGAGTCCGACGAGTTCACCGGCACGTACACCTCCGAGTCGTCCACCCCGGCGACCGGCGGCAACAGCATCATCGCTCCCGGCGGGGCCACCGGCCGCCGCAAGGAAGCCGTCGCCCGCGTCCGCATCGTGCCGGGTACCGGCAAGTGGACGATCAACGGTCGTGAGCTGGACAACTACTTCCCGAACAAGGTGCACCAGCAGCTCGTCAACGAGCCTTTCCGCGTCACCGCGCTCGAGGGGTCGTTCGACGTCATCGCCCGCATCCACGGTGGTGGCTCCTCCGGTCAGGCCGGCGCGCTGCGTCTCGGTGTCGCCCGCGCGCTGAACGCGATCGACCTCGAGGCCAACCGCCCGTCCCTGAAGAAGGCCGGGTTCCTGACCCGCGACCCGCGCGCCATCGAGCGCAAGAAGGCCGGGCTGAAGAAGGCCCGCAAGGCGCCGCAGTTCAGCAAGCGCTGA
- the glmM gene encoding phosphoglucosamine mutase, translated as MARLFGTDGVRGLANVDLTADMALGLAVAAATVLVEPGGSAHPRALVARDPRASGEFLSAAVVAGLASAGVDVLDVGVVPTPALAHLVDTSGADFGVMLSASHNPMPDNGLKIFARGGVKLPDDVEDAVERAYREGGGRRPTGAAVGRVHAGPDVEQDAQDTYVAHLLSTLPGGPGSLAGLHVVVDCANGAASAISPRVLAEAGATVTTLYAAPDGLNINDGCGSTHLEPLTEAVLAHGADIGLAHDGDADRCLAVDAAGHTIDGDQIMAVLTLALRDRGQLVEDTLVATVMSNLGLRLAMQREGVTMIETGVGDRYVLEALSAGKWSIGGEQSGHVVLPEHATTGDGVLTGLHLLARMAETGRTLEDLAGVVQRLPQVLINVRGVDKSRAGSDAELLAAVGDAERELGETGRVLLRPSGTEPLVRVMVEAAHTEHAQDVAGRLAEVVRKRLAL; from the coding sequence GTGGCGCGGCTCTTCGGGACCGATGGTGTGCGGGGGCTGGCGAACGTCGACCTCACCGCCGACATGGCGCTGGGACTGGCGGTCGCCGCGGCGACCGTCCTGGTCGAACCGGGTGGCAGCGCGCACCCGCGGGCGCTCGTGGCCCGCGACCCCCGCGCGTCGGGGGAGTTCCTCTCCGCCGCGGTCGTGGCCGGTCTGGCGAGCGCCGGGGTCGATGTCCTCGACGTCGGTGTCGTGCCGACGCCGGCGCTGGCCCACCTGGTGGACACCTCCGGCGCCGACTTCGGCGTGATGCTGTCCGCCTCGCACAACCCCATGCCCGACAACGGGTTGAAGATCTTCGCCCGCGGCGGGGTGAAGCTCCCCGACGACGTCGAGGACGCCGTGGAGCGCGCATACCGCGAGGGCGGCGGGCGTCGTCCGACGGGGGCCGCCGTGGGCCGGGTCCACGCGGGACCGGACGTGGAGCAGGACGCGCAGGACACCTACGTCGCGCACCTGCTCTCCACCCTGCCGGGCGGACCGGGGTCGCTCGCCGGGCTGCACGTGGTCGTCGACTGCGCCAACGGCGCCGCCAGCGCGATCTCCCCGCGGGTGCTGGCCGAGGCCGGCGCCACGGTGACGACGCTGTACGCCGCGCCCGACGGGCTGAACATCAACGACGGCTGCGGCTCCACGCACCTCGAACCCCTCACCGAGGCCGTCCTGGCCCACGGTGCGGACATCGGCCTGGCCCACGACGGCGACGCCGACCGCTGCCTGGCCGTGGACGCCGCCGGTCACACGATCGACGGCGATCAGATCATGGCCGTCCTGACCCTGGCCCTGCGCGACCGCGGGCAGCTCGTCGAGGACACCCTCGTCGCCACCGTCATGAGCAACCTCGGTCTGCGCCTCGCGATGCAGCGCGAGGGCGTCACGATGATCGAGACCGGCGTCGGCGACCGCTACGTCCTGGAGGCCCTGAGCGCGGGGAAGTGGAGCATCGGCGGCGAGCAGAGCGGCCACGTCGTCCTGCCCGAGCACGCGACGACGGGTGACGGCGTCCTCACCGGTCTGCACCTGCTGGCGCGGATGGCCGAGACCGGCCGCACCCTGGAGGACCTCGCCGGTGTCGTCCAGCGGTTGCCGCAGGTCCTCATCAACGTCCGGGGGGTGGACAAGTCCCGCGCCGGCAGCGACGCGGAACTGCTCGCGGCCGTCGGCGACGCCGAACGCGAACTCGGCGAGACCGGCCGGGTGCTGCTGCGCCCCAGCGGGACCGAACCCCTCGTGCGGGTCATGGTCGAGGCCGCGCACACCGAGCACGCCCAGGACGTCGCCGGTCGCCTGGCCGAGGTCGTCCGGAAACGACTCGCGCTCTGA
- a CDS encoding GNAT family N-acetyltransferase, producing the protein MELTSTTNAAPDRATWAAEHFDDWYDVLAAAEAQDRPDPSTWRRGELRAELERGSTEEEVHLVLAREGGVPVGVAEVRFTLLDNTRTAWVQVGVVADQRRRGVGTALLEHALDLAEAAGRSTVRISVDRPVTHPEETWPGSRAARAWGFTRGQLEARRQLPLPVPPERLVALAAAARPHASGYRLRSFAGWVPEADLDVMAALTARMSTDAPMGDLEVEPEVWDGDRIREVEAARAAQGRHQWVAVAEDPGGAAVGYSVLVRSDHEPERLIQLDTLVLREHRGHRLGMLLKLECLRTAVVDNPVAQRVSTWNAVSNTPMIAVNEQLGFVLDELIEELEAPVAEIRHTLRDHTLRDQTLRNRT; encoded by the coding sequence GTGGAGCTCACCTCGACGACGAACGCCGCCCCCGACCGCGCCACGTGGGCGGCGGAGCACTTCGACGACTGGTACGACGTCCTGGCCGCGGCCGAGGCGCAGGACCGCCCCGATCCCTCGACCTGGCGGCGCGGTGAGCTCCGGGCCGAGCTGGAGCGGGGGAGCACGGAGGAGGAGGTCCACCTCGTGCTGGCCCGCGAGGGCGGTGTCCCCGTCGGCGTCGCCGAGGTGCGCTTCACCCTGCTGGACAACACCCGCACCGCCTGGGTCCAGGTCGGCGTCGTGGCGGACCAGCGGCGACGCGGGGTCGGTACCGCGCTGCTGGAGCACGCCCTCGATCTCGCCGAGGCCGCCGGCCGCAGCACGGTGCGGATCTCCGTCGACCGTCCGGTGACCCACCCCGAGGAAACCTGGCCGGGGTCACGCGCCGCGCGGGCCTGGGGTTTCACCCGCGGTCAGCTCGAAGCCCGTCGCCAGCTCCCGCTGCCGGTGCCGCCGGAGCGACTGGTGGCGTTGGCGGCCGCGGCCCGTCCGCACGCGTCGGGGTACCGGTTGCGCAGCTTCGCCGGCTGGGTTCCCGAGGCGGACCTCGACGTGATGGCCGCCCTCACCGCGCGGATGAGCACCGACGCCCCGATGGGCGACCTCGAGGTCGAACCCGAGGTGTGGGACGGTGACCGGATCCGCGAGGTCGAGGCCGCCCGGGCGGCGCAGGGCCGGCACCAGTGGGTGGCGGTGGCCGAGGACCCGGGCGGTGCGGCCGTCGGCTACAGCGTCCTGGTGCGCTCCGACCACGAACCGGAGCGGCTCATCCAGCTGGACACCCTGGTGCTGCGCGAACACCGCGGACACCGGCTGGGGATGCTGCTGAAACTCGAGTGCCTGCGCACCGCCGTGGTGGACAATCCTGTCGCGCAACGGGTCTCGACGTGGAACGCGGTGTCGAACACGCCGATGATCGCGGTCAACGAGCAGCTCGGTTTCGTCCTCGACGAACTGATCGAGGAACTCGAGGCGCCCGTGGCCGAGATCCGTCACACCCTGCGGGATCACACCCTGCGGGATCAGACTTTGCGCAACCGCACCTGA